In Lolium rigidum isolate FL_2022 chromosome 3, APGP_CSIRO_Lrig_0.1, whole genome shotgun sequence, the genomic window AGCCTCACTTCTAAGTTTGGAAATTTTCAAAAAGAATCACGGGAGTATGTTTTGGATGATATGTGAACCTGCAAATTTTGGAGACAAATTCTGATTGTTTTTGTGATTATGCCACATATTGTGTAGATTTACAATACTATACCCTTCTAGCTTGTTTTTTCAATATGCATACCACACAAATGGCCAGTTTTTCTGTCAAAAAATTCATGTTCGTAATTTGTCTTGCAATGTTCGTGTACTATTATTTCCTGATTTTTATACAACATTAAAGTGGCGGATTTTGATTATTTTTAAACACACCAGCAGAATCCGCACTTAGGATGCTACTATAATATGGTATTTTTTTAGGCAGGGCACAAAGACTGCTTGCAGTCCGTTAAGAGATAGTGTCTGTTAGAAACCCTTAGGCTACAACATGGTTACATGCTACACAGGGCAGACCGTTATAATGTATATGCACCATGTCTAATAATATGATTCCTAAGCTAAAGAAGCTTACAGCCTGATGCACCTTCAGCTTCATGGCTTACTCCTTGCTAGACTCCATTTGATACACATTGCTTCATTAGATTCTTTCTGTTTATCAGTTTCTGAAGGGAAAAACCAAACCAAAAACCAAAAGCCAAATTAAATTATTTTTCCCACCAAATTGGAAACACGACACTACTTTCTTACTGAGTTTTAGTTCAAATAACTTTTTTAGATCAGTTTCGGTATGTTTGGTACTTCGATTAACTCTAATTATGCTCATGTTTTACATCTATCAGTTGAGTCAAAAACAATGGTGAGCAAGAATCTTAAACAATATGCAACTAATTCTGTGATAACATATCCAACACTAGATGGTAAAAGAAATTATCTTCCGCTTTCTGCTTGCTGCTAGCAAACGATTTTGCTGCTTAGAATTTTAAACATGCCCGTCTAATCACCTCAAAATTACTGGCTAAGGTGAGAAGTTCGAACTGAAACGAAAATTTACTTGGGAGTGACAAATGGGTTAACAAAGTAACACCTGGTTTCTGATTGCACCAATCAACATATCTTGACATCCAAACACATGCACATTCTTCAAATTTGGGCATTGTAGTAGCAACCGCTCTGTGGAAAGCATTCAAAATTATTGACAATTATAACAGTTACCAACAAGATAACCTGGTGACAAGAGAACGCCATAATACCTGGGTGTAGGTTTGTACAGGAGTTGAGATTCAGATCATTCAACTCTGGACATTTCACATACAAAGCCTGCCATAGGTAAAATTAGTGATGGTATTATTACATACAAGGATTTGAATGAATTCCTGCTAGCAAAATTTGAAGGCTTACATCTATTGCTGAACAGCCCCACAGACTAAGCTTCTTCAAATTCTCATGCTTTATAATAAGCTTTTGGCGCATAGGTTGCTTTTTTAAGGTGGGTAATTTTGGGCACAATCTAATCCTTCCATTAATTTCACCAAAATATGCCCCCTGTTTTTCGTTCTGCAGGTTAGAACGTAAGCTCATTCCACAGTCCATGAGCTGAAGAAGTGGCAATTGTGCTGTTGCGGCCTGGATTCCACCTACAAAATCACATAGGTGGATTCTTAAAACTGGAGCACACAATGGTTGACTGGCAAATTGATTTTTACTGTACCAGAAATAATAAACCATGGGAAGAAATATGAGGCTTACTTGTAGTAATATTTGGGCAAAGAGCAAGGAGCAGCCTCGATAACGTGTGAGGGTACGCCTTGCAGATCATCCCAACACCATTATCACTGATGCTAGATCTGCAGTACAATCAGAACAAGTATCAGCATAAGCTAATTTGACGTAGCTCCCCATTTGAAACACATCATGTAACTCCATAATTTAGTTTTATACCCAAAGAGATATATTGGAGCTTACCCACTTAAATCAAGCATATCCAAGCTTGCGCATGATCGAACAATAGATGCAACAGCTGCATCTGATACTTTTGAACCTAGAATCAATGATAGCATGCACAAGCCCCTGATGAAGAAATAGTGAGATTGGGATTTAGAGGACACAATTTAATAAAATTAGATTTCTAATGAGAAGACAACTAGAATAATATAAGATCCCGTAAGATTATGCTGGGAGCATGGTGGGGTAGAAGTATACCTGAGGTTGGCGTTCTCCAGAGCAGACACAGCTTCATTAGATAGTTGAACTGATGATATGTGCAAATTTCTTAAGTTGGGGCATGAATGTCCCAAGCCATCCACCAATGAAACCAGATCGGTACAATCATTACTTTGTTGCGTGAAACACAGCGAAAGCTCACTCATATTAGGGCAGTTTATGACCTAAAACAAATTCACGGTCCAATGAATTCATGCACAAAATATAATTGTTATTACTGTAGATAGTACTTGGACACAGCATTACCGATGTTGAAAGGGAGCAAAGGTCTGATAGCCAAAGAACCTCAAGGCTTGAAGAGCTTAGATTGATAAAACCAAGATTAGAGCAACCACCAATTTTTAGAGATGAGAGAGAGTGCTTCTCTGAAACAAGTCGACTTAGCTCCTCTCTGTTAGAATAGAACAACTTCATTTAATATGGGAGCTGAACATGGAGATTGTGCAAATATTCTACAAAATTGCATGACATTTCTATTTCAAAATCAACAATATTCAACACGACTTGCATGGCAAGGAAGTGGGAGATAAATGGTTTATTGCAAGCATAACATAACATGGTGTGACTATAATAAGCAGAGACAAAAATATTAGCTACATTGCATTTCATATGTAAATTCCAAATTACAGATCATCATATATAAGATAAAACTAAAATCTTGGCTTGACTGTATCTAATCTTACAAGGCAATTGATAGGTGAGACGCACCACTTGCAAAAAAAGGTAAGACCCCTTTAAAACTAATTATTCAAATTGTAACAATGCAAACATATTTGATATAAAATAGTGTAAACTAAATCACTAAATTTCAAAATGACTATATAAGTTTCAAACATTGTTGTGAATGTTTAAGTGACGCTGGAGATTTACAACATACCCAGTCATACTGTTGACTGCCTTGTCAGCCATGGTGATCTCCAGAGTTTCTAAACTTGAGCAGGAAAATGCAAGACATGACAGCATAGTGGCATCAACATCACTGAATCATAAAT contains:
- the LOC124703413 gene encoding F-box/LRR-repeat protein 17-like isoform X2, with product MSSSSPLPTKPPPPPRPKTRGSYNCGRCGQPKKGHVCNLPSPAPPPASPSPSTSSGPPALRRALSFDDTTPTSPEKKPRPDDNDADDDPMDEDDDDDAMDLGGRAVPTEVVVEVLRRLGPRGVLEAAAVSRAWRDCAARVWRAAEELRLRPAGGGLVAALLPRCTALSRLLLHMQSDVDATMLSCLAFSCSSLETLEITMADKAVNSMTGEELSRLVSEKHSLSSLKIGGCSNLGFINLSSSSLEVLWLSDLCSLSTSVINCPNMSELSLCFTQQSNDCTDLVSLVDGLGHSCPNLRNLHISSVQLSNEAVSALENANLRGLCMLSLILGSKVSDAAVASIVRSCASLDMLDLSGSSISDNGVGMICKAYPHTLSRLLLALCPNITTSGIQAATAQLPLLQLMDCGMSLRSNLQNEKQGAYFGEINGRIRLCPKLPTLKKQPMRQKLIIKHENLKKLSLWGCSAIDALYVKCPELNDLNLNSCTNLHPERLLLQCPNLKNVHVFGCQDMLIGAIRNQKLINRKNLMKQCVSNGV
- the LOC124703413 gene encoding F-box/LRR-repeat protein 17-like isoform X1, whose product is MSSSSPLPTKPPPPPRPKTRGSYNCGRCGQPKKGHVCNLPSPAPPPASPSPSTSSGPPALRRALSFDDTTPTSPEKKPRPDDNDADDDPMDEDDDDDAMDLGGRAVPTEVVVEVLRRLGPRGVLEAAAVSRAWRDCAARVWRAAEELRLRPAGGGLVAALLPRCTALSRLLLHMQSDVDATMLSCLAFSCSSLETLEITMADKAVNSMTGEELSRLVSEKHSLSSLKIGGCSNLGFINLSSSSLEVLWLSDLCSLSTSVINCPNMSELSLCFTQQSNDCTDLVSLVDGLGHSCPNLRNLHISSVQLSNEAVSALENANLRGLCMLSLILGSKVSDAAVASIVRSCASLDMLDLSGSSISDNGVGMICKAYPHTLSRLLLALCPNITTSGIQAATAQLPLLQLMDCGMSLRSNLQNEKQGAYFGEINGRIRLCPKLPTLKKQPMRQKLIIKHENLKKLSLWGCSAIDALYVKCPELNDLNLNSCTNLHPERLLLQCPNLKNVHVFGCQDMLIGAIRNQVLNEFAAAEPHLPCKRLADGSKRVQLSEFPEKQSPEDKRVIGLRRAGCTIHLDS
- the LOC124703413 gene encoding F-box/LRR-repeat protein 17-like isoform X3, with the protein product MSSSSPLPTKPPPPPRPKTRGSYNCGRCGQPKKGHVCNLPSPAPPPASPSPSTSSGPPALRRALSFDDTTPTSPEKKPRPDDNDADDDPMDEDDDDDAMDLGGRAVPTEVVVEVLRRLGPRGVLEAAAVSRAWRDCAARVWRAAEELRLRPAGGGLVAALLPRCTALSRLLLHMQSDVDATMLSCLAFSCSSLETLEITMADKAVNSMTGEELSRLVSEKHSLSSLKIGGCSNLGFINLSSSSLEVLWLSDLCSLSTSVINCPNMSELSLCFTQQSNDCTDLVSLVDGLGHSCPNLRNLHISSVQLSNEAVSALENANLRGLCMLSLILGSKVSDAAVASIVRSCASLDMLDLSGSSISDNGVGMICKAYPHTLSRLLLALCPNITTSGIQAATAQLPLLQLMDCGMSLRSNLQNEKQGAYFGEINGRIRLCPKLPTLKKQPMRQKLIIKHENLKKLSLWGCSAIDALYVKCPELNDLNLNSCTNLHPERLLLQCPNLKNVHVFGCQDMLIGAIRNQLNHIFLASG